One Leptolyngbya sp. SIO1E4 genomic window, GTTCCCGGTTCGGCTCGCTGCTATCTTTTTCGTCCCCCTGGGTGTTGTTCCGATAGCGAACCAGTGGGTTTCAGGCAACCCTGCATTGGCACAGTCTTTGGGAGAAAGTCCTGAGGGCTTTCCCATCCCCAATGCTTTACCAGAAGGGACGACCCTGAAGGTAGATGGCTCCACCAGTATGCGGGTGACAAACGAAGCATTAGAAGCTCGATTCGAAGCGCAATTTCCTGATGCTGACGTGCAACTGGATGCTAGCCGAACGGATGAGGCATTGGCGGCCCTAATAGCGGGTGAGATTGATGTCATTGCGGCAGGGCGACCGCTGACCGAGGCAGAAAAAGCGCAGGGACTGGTCGAAGTGCCGATTGAGCGAGAAAAACTCGCCATTGTTTTAGGGCCAGAAAACCCATTTGACGGCACCTTGTCCTTTGAACAGTTCGCTCAAATTTTTCGAGGTGAAATTACAAACTGGTCTGAGGTTGGTGGCCCAGATGTTCCGATTCGATTGGTGGATCGCCCCGACTATAGCGATACCCGACGAGCCTTGAGCACCTACACCGTGTTTAATGAGAACCCTTTTGTCACCGGCGACACTGCTGACCCTGTCGCAACTGATGAAACTGATGCCGTGGTAGCAGCACTAGGGGCCGATGGCATTGGGTATGCGGTCGTTTCTCAAGTGATTGATCGGGAAGATGTTCGCATTCTTTCGATGCATCAAACCCTACCCGATGACCCCCGCTATCCCTATTCGCAGTATCGTGGCTTTGTTACTCGCGAGGCAGCGAGCCCTGCTGCGCTAGCATTTTTAGGATTGGCCACGACACTGCCTGGTCAAGAAATGAGTACAGAGGCGGCGGCGGCCCCGACGGCTGAGTCTGAAATCGCTGAGTCTGAAATCGCTGAATCTGAAGCCGCTGAGTCTGACGTCGGCTCCGAAACTGCTGAGTCGGAGACTGACCCTGCAGCAGCAGATACTGAAGCAACCGCAACTCCATCCTCTGAGCTGTCTGAAGCATCAGAAGCAGAAACTGCGCTGGTACCTGGTTCTGAATCCACCAGAGAGGTCGCGAGGGGCGGTCTCTCCGGGTGGCTGTGGCTGCTCGGGATTCCCATTTTGGGGGGGCTGTTGTGGTGGTGGTTGAAAAGGAACGGAGAAGATGAACCAGCTGCCGTTGCCGGTACCCCGACCCCCATTGCCCCTGTTGCTGAGACAGAGCCAGCGCCTCAGGTTGTGCTCACCCCTGGCACTGCTGGAGACATCACTGCAACTTGGGGAATCCCGAGCGATCGCCTGGAAGACATCAAGCGCCAGGGGGGTGAAATGCCCATCGTGCGCCTCTATGACGTCACCGACTGCCCACCGGATGCTCCGCTGCCTGCCCCCATTAACCAGTTTGAATATGCAGAGAATGAGTCCCACTTATCTTTGCCCATTGCCGCCGATGACCGGGATTACCTGGCGGAAGTCGGGTATTTGACTGCAGACCAGCGATGGTTGCCCATGGCCAGATCCGCGCCCACAAGGATGCCTGCAGCTGGGGCAGCCCGCCCACCCTTGAGGACAGAGGGCGTTGTCCCTGAGACTGATCTGAGCGGTGCTAATACCAGCCGCATTGTATTCACCCCTCGCGCTGGGCAAATGGCTGTGGCTGCCTGGGATGTGCCAGAAGCCGCCAGGGCAGCCCTGAAAGCAGAGGGCGGGCAGGACTATCAACTGCGCATCTATGATGTGACCGACATCAACTTAGATAAGCAGCCTCCCCATGACACCCTGATCCACGACGTGGCCGAAACAGAGCGCGATCGCGAAGTCCTGCTGCCTGTCCCCAACCGTGATTACATTGCTGAAATTGGCTATCGTGCCGAAGATGGTGGTTGGTTTGACCTGGCCCGTTCTATCCATATTCGGCTCCCGGCTGCCTATGAGACGACGGCGATCGCTGAGGGGTTAGGTGCCGCCGTTTCTGTTGCTACGACTCCCCCAGTGACGAGGCAGTGTGCCATTAAAACCGTCAAGGTTTCTCGTCGTGATCATGCGCTGCAGCTCAATGCTGGGCAAATAGGCCACCTCCAAACTGCGGTAGCCGTTACCCACCTGTTAGAACCCGGACTCCATATTCTGCGAATTCGAGATGGCGCGTTTAACTACAACGGACATGACGCCCATCCTGGGGAACCCTTTGTGCTGTTGTGGCTATATGGCGGCACTGTAATTAACCCAAAAACCAGGGTTCCGGTGAGTTCCACCTGGTCAACCCTAAACGGCTATGGCGATACGCTGACGCTGGAGGTGCAAGCACCCACCACGCTGTCTGCCTTCTTCCTGGATACGTTTCCCGACGACAATGTTGATCACGTGACCCTCTCGGTAATTCAGCTCTAAACCGTTTTGATGAGGTCTGAACCTGTGGCCTCTTTCCAGAAGCTTTGCCGCTATCCGCCAAAATGGCCTGAAAATTTAGGACTTCCTTGAGTTGTTGCTGTTCTGTTGTTCATTTTGGTCGTAGGCTGAGACGATTTCTTGAACTTGAACTTCCATCTGCTTGAGAAGCTGAATAATGGCCGGTAACGTTTCTGACCGAGTCGGTTTGAAATTTAAGCTCTGGCGGGCGCGATCGCGGATTTCGTTTAAGCGTCGCTGTAGCCTCTGGGCTGTATCCAAAGCATCGCGGCCCAGTTTGTCAATTTGCTGCTGTTGGTAAAACCTCAAGGCTGTGCCTCTCAACACCTGCAGGGTTGCCTCTTCACCCTCCGCATTAGGCATGACCCGAAACCGCAGGAGGATCCGCTGTTTTTCATAGAGGCGCTCGATTTCCACTTGTCTAGGTTGTTTGACCGCAACTAAAGACAGGTGAGTCAGCAGCTTAAATTCATTAATCACCCCTTGAAAGACCGTGGGGTCAATAGACTCAACAACGGCTTGTAAAATGCCATCTTTACTCCACAAAATGCGCCCAGAATGGCTCCGCCGCTCGAAATATAGCCGACCAATCCCTTCTTCTAACACCTTACTCAGCAGTACCTGCATCAGTGCTTTCGGAGAGAGCGCCACGAGTTCGGTGTCTTCTACCTGCCGATATTGATCGCCAATCTGTAAATGTAGCGGAGCCGTTGGGCTTGCTGCCGGGGAAGGCGTTGGGCTTGCTGCTGGGGAAGGCGTTGGGCTCGCTGCCGGGGAAGACTGGGGAGCGGTATTGCGTTGAGGCCGATTCGCGGGGGATGGAGGTGGCGACGGGGCTGCGGGTTCTGCAGGTGCCTCTGGCTTATTGACCTTGACAGGGTGTGGTTTAGAGCCGATTAGCGGTTCGAGGCTTTGGGGAGGGGCTGTTTGCAGATCATCAGGAATCTCATCCGGTTGATCAACGATAAACGTGGTTTGTAAGTTCCGGTCGTTGACTGGGGGAGGAGAAGGAAGGCGAGCAGGCGGAGACGGGGGCTCATCAGACTTCACTTCAGACTTTACTGGCGGCGGCGATGGCGGCGGTTGCTGTGCCTTGGCATTATGACTGAGATATTTAGATAGCAGATCCCGGTGCCAGTCTGACTGAATTCGCTTAAAGTCAATGGAGTAATTAATATAAGAAAGTTGTTTTTTTACATATTCAGAGGCTGTCTGGTCATCCGGATTGACCATGCCAATTGTTAAGCGGCTACCCTCAATAAATAGAGGCAGCACCTGATAATAAAGACACGCTTCGAAAGGTAAAATGCTGTCAATTAAAACGTAAACCTGACTCAGCTCAACCTGCTCGGGAGAAACCATTGCCTGAGCGTCCCCTGGCGCACCCTTCCCTCCCTGACGGGCTGGGGGCTTCTGATTGTCAGAAGAGCTTGGCATAATCGCTGAAAATAAACAACCGGAAGGGATACTTTCATAGAGCCCAATTACAGCAGATTGAGCAACCAGAATGTTCACAATTGTATTAAAAACACATTCTGTCTTAACGCCACATTGGCATGCTGTGCCAGCTACCTTAACAGCTTCCCGTATTGCATTTATAACAGTTGCCCGGTGAGCCGACACACTTCAATTGTATTTGTATTGCAAGTACCCCGCTGCTGAGACAGTCTCCGGATGATCGTAACGCTCATGAACGCCGAAATCATGTTGAGCAATTGTCGTAAGGTAACGGGTGAAGGCCGTAGAAGCAGAGTCATCCATAGGGGATAACGGGCACATTTTCCCCGCTCCTGCTGCAAAAAACAGCGTATTCACCCGTTTTTTACCCTAGTTAACTGTCGTCTGCACCCTGCCGCAGGGTTTGGGCATGTAGATAGAGCTGTGCCCATTCCCCAGTGACTTGTCTTAATTTAAGATTGCTAGCTTGAGCAATATCTTCAAAGGTATTGCCTGATTTTAACGCCTGCAAGATTTTTTGTTGCAAAGGGTTACAGTCTGCGCAGAATTGCTCCCATTGTTCAGGCAAAAGACCCAGGTTGTGCTCTTTGAGCGATGTTTTAAGCCAATTCAAGACGAGGTCTGGCTGCTCTTTTAAGGTGAAGACACGGATTGCGTGGTAGCGAATCTTTTCTCGCAGGCGATAGGCTTCTTTCGTTGAGAGGTTGAGCTGTTGGGCGATCGCCTCTTGGGTAAAGCCCTGCAAGTGGAGCTCTAACCATTGGGATGCGGTGGTGTCCAGGGTATCGGTTAAATAGTCGGCAAATTTCTGTTTGACTTGCTGGCGGAGGGTTTGTTCTTCTTCCGCTTGTTCTCTAGATTCATATTGAGCAACGGCCTCTAGATCTAGCAAACTCATGGAGGCATCAGGGTCATCGGTTGCAATTTCATCGGACACCAGCCGCACTAATTCCCCGGTTGGAATGTGGGTCATGCCTCCCCGCTGCGATCGCCGCAGATAGTTTACGAATCGGTACACCAGAAGCGGTTGATTGCGGATGGGGCGTAAGCAATATTCTTCGATAGTTGCCAGCATTAACAGGTTGCGCATCTGAGTCCGGCGCGTGCATTCGGCGATCCATGCGATTTGTTGGTTGAGATAGCGATCGCTGCGCAACATTTCTTGAATCACTTCCTGCAAGACGTCCGTGACCGTCCGGCGGCGATCGCGACTCAGCGCAA contains:
- a CDS encoding DUF4912 domain-containing protein, with protein sequence MVYRKRFPVRLAAIFFVPLGVVPIANQWVSGNPALAQSLGESPEGFPIPNALPEGTTLKVDGSTSMRVTNEALEARFEAQFPDADVQLDASRTDEALAALIAGEIDVIAAGRPLTEAEKAQGLVEVPIEREKLAIVLGPENPFDGTLSFEQFAQIFRGEITNWSEVGGPDVPIRLVDRPDYSDTRRALSTYTVFNENPFVTGDTADPVATDETDAVVAALGADGIGYAVVSQVIDREDVRILSMHQTLPDDPRYPYSQYRGFVTREAASPAALAFLGLATTLPGQEMSTEAAAAPTAESEIAESEIAESEAAESDVGSETAESETDPAAADTEATATPSSELSEASEAETALVPGSESTREVARGGLSGWLWLLGIPILGGLLWWWLKRNGEDEPAAVAGTPTPIAPVAETEPAPQVVLTPGTAGDITATWGIPSDRLEDIKRQGGEMPIVRLYDVTDCPPDAPLPAPINQFEYAENESHLSLPIAADDRDYLAEVGYLTADQRWLPMARSAPTRMPAAGAARPPLRTEGVVPETDLSGANTSRIVFTPRAGQMAVAAWDVPEAARAALKAEGGQDYQLRIYDVTDINLDKQPPHDTLIHDVAETERDREVLLPVPNRDYIAEIGYRAEDGGWFDLARSIHIRLPAAYETTAIAEGLGAAVSVATTPPVTRQCAIKTVKVSRRDHALQLNAGQIGHLQTAVAVTHLLEPGLHILRIRDGAFNYNGHDAHPGEPFVLLWLYGGTVINPKTRVPVSSTWSTLNGYGDTLTLEVQAPTTLSAFFLDTFPDDNVDHVTLSVIQL
- a CDS encoding HetZ-related protein 2 gives rise to the protein MTADAITQAWTTKLTAELPKESEDVRQSILQWLMGPNPERFDTASSAERTVLTQALDYRYQILQQRYWAVGPDIAYQRLIKRLSSLFLVRSKVRTWIALSRDRRRTVTDVLQEVIQEMLRSDRYLNQQIAWIAECTRRTQMRNLLMLATIEEYCLRPIRNQPLLVYRFVNYLRRSQRGGMTHIPTGELVRLVSDEIATDDPDASMSLLDLEAVAQYESREQAEEEQTLRQQVKQKFADYLTDTLDTTASQWLELHLQGFTQEAIAQQLNLSTKEAYRLREKIRYHAIRVFTLKEQPDLVLNWLKTSLKEHNLGLLPEQWEQFCADCNPLQQKILQALKSGNTFEDIAQASNLKLRQVTGEWAQLYLHAQTLRQGADDS